In Chloroflexota bacterium, one genomic interval encodes:
- a CDS encoding class I SAM-dependent methyltransferase: MDGDTKVFWDEIWQDESQDSPHFRVSPILVAELTDVPPGNSLEVGCGNGSDAIWLAKQGWRVTALDFSTAGIDVAKRNAVNAGVDIEFIEADAATYRPETAYDLITSFYIQLPPARRVAMFANICRALKPGGRLLFVSHDRSTPIEGWTEEGHLATLTDADEIAAELLELGLELQIERAVKVADLPPIEGEGHGHHGHGGETNSTVVIARSK, encoded by the coding sequence ATGGACGGCGATACGAAAGTGTTCTGGGATGAAATCTGGCAAGACGAATCGCAGGATTCGCCGCACTTCAGAGTGTCCCCGATTCTTGTAGCGGAGCTTACGGATGTGCCGCCGGGCAATTCGCTCGAAGTAGGCTGTGGCAATGGAAGCGACGCCATCTGGCTGGCGAAGCAAGGCTGGCGGGTAACCGCGCTGGATTTCTCGACTGCCGGTATTGATGTCGCCAAACGCAATGCCGTCAACGCCGGCGTTGACATCGAATTCATTGAAGCCGATGCCGCCACCTATCGACCGGAAACCGCCTACGATCTCATTACATCGTTCTACATCCAGCTGCCACCGGCGCGCAGGGTTGCGATGTTCGCCAATATATGCAGGGCATTGAAGCCCGGCGGCAGACTGCTATTCGTCAGCCACGACCGTTCCACGCCAATCGAAGGCTGGACGGAAGAAGGGCACTTAGCAACTCTGACAGACGCAGACGAAATCGCTGCGGAACTTCTGGAATTAGGGCTGGAACTGCAGATTGAGCGCGCCGTGAAGGTCGCAGACCTGCCGCCCATCGAAGGCGAAGGGCATGGGCATCATGGACACGGCGGTGAGACGAACAGCACAGTGGTTATTGCAAGGTCGAAGTGA
- a CDS encoding MFS transporter — translation MLSATMRFTRNYIINPPQSRRSLYFGSGTHIVSDLHFALLYPLLPLIQRDMGLSFTEIGILRASFSGASAVLQLPAGWIADYTGEFWLLLLGNVWVSIGLVGMALATTFLWLLILSVVGGLGGGFQHPLASGMVSRAYDDKGRSAAVGTVNFAGDLGKLLAPPIVTAAIWAHPLFAARLGINFGWRQLLIVVGLISLILMALATLTRRAVDIGKPVRETDEQQSAAANKARMNGFVTLSGIGVLDSMARVGALTFIPFVLISKDVSEPQAIGMMTFVFVGGAIGKFTVGWLGDRFSTVSLIWATKGLTAALIALALYTPMTVETALLPGVPIPVMAPLLVALGIGLNGTSSILYATVAEYVPASRRGRFYGSFYTTNEIGTVIAPIGYGRIADIFSLSSAMLIMGGATALILPVSLLLLTHKFSR, via the coding sequence ATGCTGTCTGCCACTATGCGTTTCACCCGAAACTACATCATAAACCCGCCGCAGAGTCGCCGCTCGCTGTACTTTGGCTCCGGCACGCACATCGTGAGCGACCTGCACTTCGCGCTCTTGTATCCGTTGTTGCCTCTGATACAAAGAGACATGGGGTTGTCGTTCACGGAAATCGGCATCCTGCGCGCATCCTTTAGCGGCGCGTCGGCAGTGCTGCAATTGCCGGCCGGCTGGATCGCCGATTACACTGGCGAGTTCTGGTTGCTGTTGCTCGGCAATGTGTGGGTCTCGATTGGGTTAGTCGGGATGGCGCTCGCAACTACATTCCTGTGGCTGCTGATACTGAGCGTCGTGGGAGGTCTCGGCGGCGGATTCCAGCATCCGTTGGCATCCGGCATGGTGTCGCGCGCATACGACGACAAGGGACGCTCTGCGGCTGTCGGCACGGTGAACTTCGCCGGAGACTTGGGCAAGCTGCTCGCACCGCCGATTGTAACCGCAGCAATCTGGGCGCATCCCCTCTTCGCAGCCCGGCTTGGGATAAACTTCGGGTGGCGGCAACTGCTGATCGTTGTCGGGTTGATAAGCCTCATACTTATGGCGCTGGCAACGCTGACGCGGCGCGCCGTGGACATCGGAAAACCCGTGCGAGAGACGGACGAACAGCAGAGCGCAGCGGCGAACAAAGCGCGGATGAACGGCTTCGTTACGCTAAGCGGCATAGGCGTACTGGATTCCATGGCGCGGGTCGGCGCGCTCACATTCATCCCGTTCGTACTCATATCCAAGGATGTTAGCGAACCGCAGGCGATTGGGATGATGACATTCGTGTTCGTTGGCGGCGCGATTGGCAAATTCACGGTCGGCTGGCTCGGCGATAGGTTCAGCACGGTCAGCCTCATCTGGGCGACCAAAGGTTTGACTGCGGCGCTGATTGCACTCGCGCTGTACACACCCATGACGGTGGAGACAGCGCTGCTGCCCGGAGTACCGATACCCGTGATGGCGCCGTTGCTGGTGGCGCTCGGCATTGGGTTAAACGGCACATCGTCGATTCTGTACGCGACGGTGGCGGAGTATGTGCCGGCTAGCAGACGCGGCAGGTTCTACGGCTCGTTCTACACGACCAACGAAATTGGCACGGTAATCGCGCCAATAGGCTACGGCAGGATAGCCGACATTTTCAGCCTTTCCAGCGCGATGCTCATTATGGGCGGGGCAACGGCACTGATTCTGCCGGTGAGCTTGCTGTTGCTGACACATAAGTTTAGTCGGTAG